One window of the Anoplolepis gracilipes chromosome 9, ASM4749672v1, whole genome shotgun sequence genome contains the following:
- the Ptpmt1 gene encoding mitochondrial GTPase 1 isoform X1, with amino-acid sequence MTNTGGKVVANLRHKFVFPKAIRWFPGHMTKGLKQMQQRLKNVDCVIEVHDARIPISGRYADFSRTLTGLKPHILVLSKRDLADTRYSENIVSTLNREGLSNIIFTNLKDEQCKHMKKILPLAKKLISNSTRYNRIEAEAYSIMVIGVPNVGKSSLINRLRSNHLNMAKATHVGAEAGITRSVLTHIKISEDPLVYLFDTPGILAPSINDIHAGFKLALAGCLQDHVVGSEALADYLLFWLNKNGRFEYVEKLGLPEPNDNVIHVLTFIAAKFRKTITVRTFDRQIVTMPNLQFAAEYLVNLFRKGELGSYCLDIDLIEPSQECDIRLA; translated from the coding sequence ATGACAAACACGGGAGGTAAAGTAGTCGCTAATTTGCGACACAAGTTTGTATTTCCAAAGGCAATACGATGGTTCCCTGGGCATATGACGAAGGGTTTGAAACAGATGCAGCAACGATTGAAAAATGTCGATTGCGTTATAGAGGTTCACGATGCACGAATACCAATTTCCGGACGTTATGCGGATTTTAGCAGGACTTTGACAGGCTTGAAACCACATATACTTGTATTGAGCAAAAGGGATCTAGCAGATACAAGATATTCAGAAAATATAGTCTCTACACTGAACAGAGAGGGCCTATCCAAtatcatatttacaaatctcAAGGATGAGCAATGCAAACACATGAAGAAAATCTTACCTTTAGCTAAGAAGTTAATATCTAATTCAACGCGTTATAATAGAATAGAGGCAGAGGCTTATTCCATAATGGTTATTGGTGTGCCCAATGTTGGAAAGTCCTCTCTAATTAATCGTTTAAGAAGCAATCACCTTAACATGGCCAAGGCTACTCATGTCGGCGCAGAAGCTGGTATCACACGTTCTGTATTGACCCACATAAAAATATCGGAAGATCCATTAGTATATCTCTTTGATACACCGGGTATTTTAGCTCCTTCTATTAATGACATTCATGCTGGTTTTAAACTGGCTTTAGCAGGATGTTTACAAGATCATGTGGTAGGATCAGAAGCACTTGCTGATTATTTACTGTTTTGGTTAAATAAGAATGGCCGATTTGAATATGTAGAAAAGCTAGGTTTGCCAGAACcaaatgataatgtaatacatGTGCTTACATTTATTGCTGCAAAGTTTAGAAAAACTATAACAGTAAGAACCTTTGATAGACAAATAGTAACTATGCCAAATTTACAATTTGCAGCAGAATATTTAGTCAACTTATTTAGAAAAGGAGAGTTGGGATCTTATTGCTTAGATATAGATTTAATAGAACCGTCACAGGAATGCGATATTAGATTAgcttaa
- the Ciapin1 gene encoding anamorsin homolog — MMQHMTSLLNEGNEVLVILGNEAFFPYDTAKFNSAVKQCIGHLGKMYTTNLLDLKKENYTASTFNAVIAIFIQPCTNDEFLTESLRILKPNGSLVIYEPLPEVRKLDTQLIYSERISRLKLSGFIVKNVEQKSLDKDSESKNLLLEVYSNAEDICKVLANKPSFEVGSSVPLSFTEKKTNVWKVDNLIDEDELLDESDLVKPDASSLRVCSTTGKRKACKDCTCGFAEELNNETIQGSTIRSSCGNCYLGDAFRCASCPYLGMPAFKPGEKVVVPDTQLTIDS, encoded by the exons ATGATGCAACACATGACATCTCTTCTCAATGAAGGAAACGAGGTTCTCGTTATATTGGGAAATGAAGCGTTTTTTCCTTATGATACAGCGAAATTTAATTCTGCAGTCAAGCAATGTATTGGACACCTTGGCAAAATGTATACCACGAATTTATTGGATTTGAAAAAGG aaaattacacTGCATCTACTTTCAATGCCGTTATTGCCATTTTTATACAGCCATGCACAAACGATGAATTCTTAACAGAATCATTGAGAATTCTGAAACCTAATGGCTCACTTGTCATTTATGAACCATTACCAGAAGTGAGAAAGTTGGATACACAACTTATTTATTCTGAAAGAATATCTAGATTAAAGTTATCTGGTTTCAtagtaaaaaatgtagaacaaAAGAGCTTAGACAAAGATTCAGAGAGTAAAAATCTTTTACTGGAAGTATATAGTAATGCAGAAGATATTTGCAAAGTACTAGCAAATAAACCATCATTTGAG GTGGGTTCTAGTGTTCCTTTATCattcacagaaaaaaaaactaatgtatGGAAAGTAGACAATTTGATAGATGAAGATGAACTTTTAGATGAATCAGATCTTGTGAAGCCAGATGCATCATCTTTAAGAG TCTGTTCGACAACAGGCAAACGAAAAGCATGTAAAGATTGTACATGTGGATTCGCAGAAGAATTAAATAACGAAACCATACAGGGAAGCACTATTAGATCCTCTTGTGGAAAT TGTTATCTTGGAGATGCATTTAGGTGTGCCAGTTGTCCTTATCTTGGAATGCCTGCCTTTAAACCTGGAGAAAAAGTAGTTGTGCCTGATACTCAATTAACTATCGATTCCtga
- the Ptpmt1 gene encoding uncharacterized protein Ptpmt1 isoform X3 — translation MTNTGGKVVANLRHKFVFPKAIRWFPGHMTKGLKQMQQRLKNVDCVIEVHDARIPISGRYADFSRTLTGLKPHILVLSKRDLADTRYSENIVSTLNREGLSNIIFTNLKDEQCKHMKKILPLAKKLISNSTRYNRIEAEAYSIMVIGVPNVGKSSLINRLRSNHLNMAKATHVGAEAGITRSVLTHIKISEDPLVYLFDTPAKMFARVTFYPTLFYNVIMEKITTRNWYDKIDETVILGALPFRRTTKQLIDNENIKAVVSMNEDYELSLLSNTEKEWHRHNVEFLQLSTTDIFQAPSQEKLQNGVNFINKFRTVSTRKLGNPPGIINGRTQPGTVYVHCKAGRTRSATLVACYLIIKNNWTPEEAVNYMRTKRPHILLHTAQWSALKQFYVEHIQPKS, via the exons ATGACAAACACGGGAGGTAAAGTAGTCGCTAATTTGCGACACAAGTTTGTATTTCCAAAGGCAATACGATGGTTCCCTGGGCATATGACGAAGGGTTTGAAACAGATGCAGCAACGATTGAAAAATGTCGATTGCGTTATAGAGGTTCACGATGCACGAATACCAATTTCCGGACGTTATGCGGATTTTAGCAGGACTTTGACAGGCTTGAAACCACATATACTTGTATTGAGCAAAAGGGATCTAGCAGATACAAGATATTCAGAAAATATAGTCTCTACACTGAACAGAGAGGGCCTATCCAAtatcatatttacaaatctcAAGGATGAGCAATGCAAACACATGAAGAAAATCTTACCTTTAGCTAAGAAGTTAATATCTAATTCAACGCGTTATAATAGAATAGAGGCAGAGGCTTATTCCATAATGGTTATTGGTGTGCCCAATGTTGGAAAGTCCTCTCTAATTAATCGTTTAAGAAGCAATCACCTTAACATGGCCAAGGCTACTCATGTCGGCGCAGAAGCTGGTATCACACGTTCTGTATTGACCCACATAAAAATATCGGAAGATCCATTAGTATATCTCTTTGATACACCGG CAAAGATGTTTGCGAGAGTAACGTTTTATCCGACCTTGTTTTACAACGTCATTATGGAAAAGATCACGACTCGGAACTGGTATGATAAAATAGACGAAACTGTCATATTGGGCGCTTTACCATTCCGGCGAACGACGAAGCAG TTAATCgacaatgaaaatattaaggcTGTTGTATCTATGAATGAAGATTATGAATTGTCTCTATTATCTAATACAGAGAAG GAATGGCACAGACACAATGTAGAATTTCTACAATTATCTACAACAGATATTTTTCAAGCACCCTCTCAAGAAAAACTGCAGAACGGtgtaaactttattaataaattccgCACAGTATCTACTAGAAAACTAGGTAATCCACCAGGTATTATTAATGGACGCACTCAACCTGGCACGGTTTATGTTCATTGTAAAGCAGGAAGAACAAGAAGCGCAACATTGGTTgcatgttatttaataata aaaaataattggacGCCTGAAGAAGCAGTAAATTATATGCGAACCAAAAGACCACATATATTGCTTCATACAGCACAATGGTCTGcgttaaaacaattttatgtgGAACATATACAACCTaagtcataa
- the LOC140669753 gene encoding neprilysin-like gives MKRFILLAFIGALLIKNVTSSVIQAYPSNLAWLFGLNNKLNENKEVTQNVCKNQECEKIAKVISESMDKSLDPCDDFYEYACSKWPEHNPIPKGSRSWSLFHMLEANVERQVNDILKEGPKSSDILAVKLAKKWYAVCINTDAMDKQGLDPLVTTISRIGGWPMIMDPDEWDEHEYSWQKVDDQYVRLTGKNAFHDVRLNRYSPNKTVKISLPHLPSGTYKLLFGEFDDSDEIEEDDDEDPSDEQDNPESGSEDDNSKNDDDDDDDNGDDDNDDNDDDDNDDNDDDDNDDNNDTNEQSEKKEVKKKINKRKSTGKFNHKRNTKIQHNKKTKRPTRILEKHDSHKMKKQRVKRRAISTKVHSKLVQHLTHREKLRKKKINHVRKVQDEEETKETLETVSTTPQTTIEETSDEGVETARQVYANYISQVARAIAKARDTEVPEEHIDKDIEDMIQFQLKLGEIVLDSDEEDLELTLNDFQKWYDKRKSKSTNSKIDWVYKVTELFDEAHVPVDGDLSINVDPSDYFKALASLLDETSKRTIVNYIHWNFLNRMIETTTSEMRKLYFSWEEWEEWEDEEDEEESEEENEEERRSSICKRKVQLHDILAYEYVKRHFSDDITKTAEDMVDDIQKEVEYQIKESDWLDEDTKDYVFSKLVNMKKYIGYPDWFRNNTIVKRYFQGLIISNSYYENVLSYSRYSKWKQLRELKKKDDDEDDDDIWWMSPLTVNAFFSPWANSISLSAADFQSPFFAYGRPQAINYGIVGVIMAHEVNHGFDDDGIKFDKNGDFVEWLSIMAQEYSKRANCFVEQFNNYEIEKNSNKKITNYGNQTSGENIADTMGLQAAFRAYQRRERECGKPDTVLPGLEEITHDQLYFLSFANVWCEATIDSETTERHARMDVHSTGRLRVIGSVSNSEDFAKAFNCPVGSAMNPEKKCNIWK, from the exons ATGAAGCGATTCATTCTTCT TGCCTTTATTGGCGCATTGCTAATAAAGAATGTTACATCATCAGTAATTCAAGCATATCCTTCAAATTTGGCATGGTTGTTTggtttgaataataaattaaacgaaaATAAGGAGGTGACGCAAAATGTGTGTAAAAACCAGGAGTGCGAAAAAATTG cTAAGGTGATATCAGAAAGTATGGACAAATCTTTGGATCCGTGCGACGATTTCTATGAGTACGCTTGTTCAAAGTGGCCAGAACATAATCCTATTCCAAAAGGAAGTCGTTCGTGGAGTTTGTTCCATATGCTTGAAGCAAATGTAGAACGACAAGTAAACG atattttaaaagaaggaCCTAAAAGCAGCGATATTTTGGCGGTGAAGCTTGCGAAAAAGTGGTATGCGGTCTGTATAAATACag ATGCGATGGACAAACAAGGACTCGATCCATTGGTTACTACCATATCACGTATAGGCGGCTGGCCGATGATAATGGATCCGGACGAATGGGACGAGCACGAGTATAGTTGGCAAAAAGTGGACGATCAATATGTGCGTTTGACAGGAAAGAATGCTTTTCACGATGTGCGCTTAAATAGATATAGTCCAAACAAGACCGTAaag ATCTCTCTTCCGCATTTACCTTCGGGTACGTACAAATTATTGTTTGGAGAGTTCGATGATAGTGATGAAATAGAAGAGGATGATGATGAGGATCCGAGTGACGAGCAAGATAATCCGGAATCTGGAAGTGAAGATGACAATAGCAAgaacgatgacgatgacgatgatgatAACGGTGACGATGACAATGATGacaacgatgacgacgacaaTGATGATaacgatgacgacgacaaTGATGATAACAATGATACAAACGAACAaagtgaaaagaaagaagtaaaaaagaaaatcaacaAAAGAAAATCCACGGGCAAGTTTAATCacaaaagaaatacaaaaatacagcacaataaaaagacaaaaagacCCACTCGAATTCTCGAAAAGCACGATAgccataaaatgaaaaaacaaagagtaaaaagacgAGCTATATCGACAAAGGTCCATAGTAAACTCGTACAGCATCTTACTCATCGCGAGAAATTACGAAAGAAGAAGATAAATCATGTAAGGAAAGTACAGGATGAAGAGGAAACGAAGGAAACTTTGGAAACGGTATCGACGACACCGCAAACAACCATAGAAGAAACAAGTGATGAAGGCGTTGAAACTGCGCGCCAAGTATATGCTAATTACATTTCACAAGTAGCTCGTGCTATAGCTAAAGCGAGAGACACTGAGGTTCCAGAAGAGCACATTGATAAAGATATCGAGGACATGATCCAGTTTCAGTTGAAATTAGGGGAG ATTGTCCTCGACTCTGACGAGGAAGACCTAGAGCTAACACTCAATGACTTTCAAAAATGGTATGACAAAAGGAAGTCTAAATCCACTAATAGCAAA ATTGATTGGGTATACAAAGTTACGGAATTGTTTGACGAAGCACACGTGCCCGTGGATGGCGATTTAAGTATAAACGTTGATCCATCAGATTATTTTAAGGCTCTTGCTTCCTTGCTGGACGAGACGTCGAAACGAACAATCG tgaATTACATACACTGGAATTTTTTGAACAGAATGATAGAGACTACTACAAgtgaaatgagaaaattatacttttcatGGGAAGAATGGGAAGAATGGGAAGATGAAGAAGATGAAGAAGAAAGCGAAGAAGAaaacgaagaagaaagaag ATCATCCATATGCAAGAGAAAAGTACAACTGCATGACATTCTAGCGTACGAGTATGTGAAAAGACATTTCTCAGATGATATTACGAAAACC GCAGAGGATATGGTCGACGATATACAAAAAGAAGtggaatatcaaattaaagaaTCAGACTGGCTAGATGAAGACACTAAAGATTATgttttctcgaaattagtgaacatgaagaaatatattggatATCCAGATTGGTTTAGAAATAACACTATCGTTAAACGATATTTTCAAGGA CTTATTATCAGCAATTCGTATTATGAGAATGTACTTAGCTACAGCAGATATAGTAAATGGAAGCAGCTACGGGAGTTAAAGAAAAAGGATGATGACGAGGATGATGATGAtat aTGGTGGATGAGCCCTTTGACAGTAAATGCTTTTTTCTCCCCGTGGGCCAATTccataa GTCTTTCGGCAGCGGATTTCCAGAGTCCATTTTTCGCTTATGGTCGACCAca AGCTATTAATTATGGTATTGTTGGAGTTATCATGGCTCACGAAGTTAATCACGGATTCGATGATGATG gaaTCAAGTTCGATAAGAACGGTGACTTTGTGGAATGGTTATCTATAATGGCTCAAGAGTACAGCAAAAGAGCAAACTGTTTTGTAGagcagtttaataattatgaaattgaaaaaaattcaaataagaaaataacg AACTATGGCAATCAAACATCGGGTGAGAATATTGCGGATACAATGGGATTACAAGCAGCATTCAGGGCTTatcaaagaagagaaagagagtgtgGAAAACCGGATACTGTATTGCCAGGTTTAGAAGAAATCACTCACGATCAGCTCTACTTTTTATCCTTTGCCAAT GTGTGGTGCGAAGCTACAATCGATTCTGAGACTACTGAGAGACATGCCAGGATGGATGTACACAGTACCGGACGTTTGAGAGTGATAGGCTCTGTTTCGAACTCAGAAGACTTCGCCAAGGCTTTCAATTGTCCTGTCGGTAGTGCAATGAATCccgaaaaaaaatgcaatatctGGAAGTAA
- the Alars-m gene encoding alanine--tRNA ligase, mitochondrial, producing MYYLCSIINPVTKKMIFYKSIRSYSQFSNKPANLIRKEFLDYFSKDLKHSFIRSSPVSPIADQSLAFINAGMNQFKGIFLDYHKPSAAKVVNSQKCIRVGGKHNDLSVVGNDSYHHTFFEMLGNWSFGDYFKEDACAYAWNLLTNVYGIPEECLYVTYFGGNEKLGMAPDLECKDIWLKLGLSEYKILPFDIKENFWEMGTSGPCGPCTEIHVDYMKRSTNQAKRVNKGYADLMELWNIVFIQYERLANGCIVPLPKHHVDTGMGLERLVTFLQGKKSNYDTDLFQPLFNAIQKHSNAPKYKGTFGDDDTIKLDYSYRILADHARMVTVALADNMLPEQNHKLRRILRNAIDVGEKIFKKPGIVAELACTVADNLGAAYPELQNNLKQVQKIIDFEEDLFKRLRNTSGKKWNKMIEVRPELASITDWMAPGLVDGYKELQSMLKELRKTNVLPGTIAFKLYDTYGLNSETITELAQIESLHFDEVDFEKQLDNRRYQSRIGLDKCSILTKESLGILEENHVPKTDDSFKYNYTYNGSNYEFPALNSKLIGIIINGELVTHKNYSKTTKLNNGKAINIKEILNSTDEIGIILDKTVCYSSEGGQVSDKGNICIKNLLFNIDNVRKINGYVIHSGYFVKTDLPTSELDLQMGDDCLVNIEPNIRVGAMKHHTAAHLLNAALKQVMQVIFQSSCAVNVDNLKFQFNSFGEQLTLEQMRIIEHCINNVIQAHAPTIVQTLNLLELLKQDNVTLIPGEIYPYTGIKVIEINTDNLKTKETCCGTHVHNTSVLQHFCFLTYTSKGATKRTVKAVVGQEALRIKQTGERIFRRIAELEETLKSGKFTYEQFKGEINRIKQEINNPNIQISLSYLIKEECLTHLENLSKAMWLQEKEIEKTSIIREITDTMNSSSCFIIHCLNKNPTYLSLHEVISLFSKLPILVLAVNNESVKARCSVPQEMASNAFNAQIWMEIVLQIFNAKQGSIKGFKPMLIASMKSTQVSQDFQIHIEKAVIEATKFASMHLKKMELTNKNR from the exons atGTATTATTTATGCTCGATAATTAATCCCGTAACGAAGAAGATGATCTTTTATAAATCCATTCGCTCGTACAGTCAATTTAGCAACAAACCTGCTAACTTGATCAGgaaagaatttttagattatttttccaaGGATTTAAAACATAGTTTTATTCGTTCCAGTCCTGTCTCTCCAATTGCTGATCAATCGCTGGCATTTATCAATGCTGGTATGAATCAG TTTAAAGGAATCTTCTTAGATTATCACAAACCATCTGCAGCAAAAGTTGTCAATTCACAAAAATGTATCAGAGTTGGTGGAAAGCACAATGATTTAAGCGTTGTTGGTAATGATAGTTATCATCATACGTTCTTTGAAATGCTTGGCAATTGGTCCTTTggagattattttaaa GAGGATGCTTGTGCATATGCCTGGAATCTTTTAACAAATGTATATGGTATACCTGAAGAATGTCTGTATGTAACATATTTCGGTGGTAATGAGAAGTTAGGCATGGCTCCAGATCTGGAATGCAAGGATATTTGGTTAAAGCTCGGTCTTtcagaatataaaattctaccttttgatataaaagagaatttcTGGGAAATGGGAACATCAGGTCCTTGTGGACCTTGCACAGAAATACATGTAGATTATATGAAACGAAGTACCAATCAAGCCAAACGGGTGAATAAAGGATATGCAGATCTTATGGAATTGTggaatatagtttttatacaGTATGAAAG GCTTGCAAATGGATGTATAGTACCTTTACCAAAACATCATGTTGATACAGGCATGGGACTTGAACGATTAGTTACTTTTCTACAAGGGAAAAAATCGAATTATGATACAGATCTTTTCCAACCACTATTTAATGCGATACAAAAGCACTCAAATGCACCAAAATATAAAGGAACATTTGGCGATGATGATACCATCAAACTTGACTACAGTTATAGAATTCTTGCAGATCATGCGAGAATGGTTACCGTTGCATTAGCTGATAATATGTTACCTGAGCAAAA TCATAAACTACGGAGAATATTACGGAATGCGATAGATGTtggagaaaaaatattcaagaaacCTGGCATAGTTGCTGAGCTTGCCTGCACTGTGGCTGATAATTTAGGTGCAGCTTATCCAGAATTGCAGAATAATCTGAAACAG gtgcaaaaaataatagatttcgAGGAAGATTTATTCAAAAGATTACGGAATACTTCTGGTAAAAAATGGAATAAGATGATTGAAGTTCGTCCTGAACTAGCCTCAATCACTGATTGGATGGCCCCTGGTCTAGTCGATGGCTACAAAGAATTGCAATCCATGTTGAAAGAATT GCGTAAAACTAACGTGTTACCAGGAACTATTGCATTTAAGCTGTATGATACATATGGCCTTAATTCAGAAACTATAACGGAACTAGCACAAATTGAGTCATTACATTTTGATGAAGTCGACTTTGAAAAGCAACTTGATAATCGTAGATATCAATCGAGAATTGGATTAGACAAATGTAGCATCCTTACCAAAGAGTCTTTGGGAATACTTGAAGAAAATCATGTACCTAAGACGGATGattcatttaaatacaattatacatacaatggAAGTAACTATGAATTTCCAGCACTTAACAGCAAACTTATTGGCATTATTATCAATG ggGAATTAGttacacataaaaattattctaaaactaCAAAACTTAACAATGGAAAAGCTATAAACATTAAAGAGATATTAAATAGTACAGATGAAATCGGCATTATATTGGATAAAACTGTATGTTATTCATCAGAAGGTGGTCAAGTTTCAGATAAAGGAAACATTTGTATCAAAAATCTACTTTTCAACATAGACAAtgtcagaaaaataaatggtTATGTGATTCATTCTGGATATTTTGTCAAGACAGATTTAcc caCATCAGAACTCGATTTACAAATGGGAGACGATTGTCTAGTCAATATAGAACCAAATATTCGTGTTGGAGCTATGAAACATCATACAGCAGCACATTTATTGAATGCAGCCTTAAAACAAGTTATGCaagtaatttttcaaagtagttGTGCAGTTAATGtggacaatttaaaatttcagtttAATTCATTCGGTGAGCAACTTACATTGGAGCAAATGAGAATAATAGAACATTGTATTAATAACGTCATACAAGCTCACGCTCCAACAATTGTACAAACTTTGAATTTACTTGAACTACTAAAACAAGATAATGTTACATTAATCCCTGGGGAAATATACCCTTACACAGGAATTAAAGTCATAGAAATCAACactgataatttaaaaacaaa GGAAACGTGTTGCGGCACTCATGTACATAATACAAGTGTTTTACAACACTTTTGCTTTTTAACATATACCTCAAAGGGAGCAACAAAGCGCACTGTTAAAGCCGTTGTTGGCCAAGAGGCTTTACGTATTAAACAGACTGGTGAAAGAATATTTCGGAGAATTGCGGAGCTAgaagaaacattaaaaagtGGCAAATTCACATATGAACAATTTAAGGGAGaaataaatcgaataaaacaagaaattaataatccaaatatacaaatatcattatcttatttaattaaagaagaatGCTTAACACATTTAGAGAATTTGAGCAAAGCAATGTGGttgcaagaaaaagaaatcgaaAA gaCTTCTATAATTCGTGAAATCACTGATACTATGAATTCATCATCTTGTTTTATCATACATTGTCTAAACAAAAATCCTACATATTTGTCATTACACGAAgttatatctctcttttctaaGCTACCAATATTAGTTCTAGCCGTTAACAATGAATCTGTAAAAGCAAGATGTTCTGTACCACAG GAGATGGCTTCTAATGCGTTTAATGCACAAATCTGGATGGAGATCgttcttcaaatttttaatgcaaagcAAGGATCTATTAAGGGATTCAAACCCATGTTAATTGCGAGCATGAAATCTACACAGGTGTCACAGgattttcaaatacatatagaAAAAGCAGTGATTGAGGCTACTAAATTTGCATCcatgcatttaaaaaagatgGAGCTTACTAATAAGAATCGATAA
- the LOC140669337 gene encoding alpha- and gamma-adaptin-binding protein p34 yields the protein MNLPRVLIVSTKEGKAKEIAENIGAERLSEKDDIVDYLWNIDNKYYTSQILICTIESISNKLPTEGINALILYHDPQTNNVDQELEHLASLANSLTTAEVFLFSCSAITDTLLRDKVLNWCLHNKFELVELDQTGDSESDTEGNKYGIERIIEALHAHTWPNIVLKNKPCVDETPEVNEIEEQFENIRLERDPSERLRMQDMLDGIMGDENADFGELFGQFMAMKEHAASLPTNERRVVAEQVVTAFWKAMGGDLLEIED from the exons atgaatttacCTCGAGTATTGATCGTTAGCACTAAAGAAGGAAAAGCTAAGGAAATTGCAGAAA acATAGGTGCAGAACGATTATCCGAGAAAGATGACATTGTGGATTATTTATGGAACATTGACAACAAATATTACACATCACAGATATTAATATGCACCATAGAAAGCATATCCAATAAACTCCCAACGGAAGGAATCAATGCATTGATCCTGTACCATGATCCACAGACA AACAATGTGGATCAAGAACTAGAGCATTTGGCATCCTTAGCTAATTCATTAACAACAGCagaagtatttttattttcctgcAGTGCAATAACTGATACACTTCTGCGAGATAAAG tgCTAAATTGGTgtttacataacaaatttgAACTGGTTGAATTAGATCAAACAGGAGATTCAGAATCTGATACAGAGGGTAACAAATATGGCATTGAAAGAATCATAGAAGCTTTACATGCTCATACATGGCCTAATATTGTACTGAAAA ATAAACCATGTGTAGATGAAACACCTGAAGTGAATGAAATTGAAGAACAATTTGAAAACATTCGATTAGAACGCGATCCTTCGGAAAGGCTACGTATGCAAGACATGCTTG atgGCATTATGGGTGATGAAAATGCAGACTTTGGAGAGCTATTTGGTCAATTTATGGCTATGAAAGAACATGCAGCATCTCTACCAACAAATGAAAGACGTGTAGTGGCTGAGCAAGTAGTCACTGCCTTTTGGAAAGCTATGGGCGGCGATCTTCTAGAAATTGaggattaa
- the Ptpmt1 gene encoding phosphatidylglycerophosphatase and protein-tyrosine phosphatase 1 isoform X2 codes for MTNTGAKMFARVTFYPTLFYNVIMEKITTRNWYDKIDETVILGALPFRRTTKQLIDNENIKAVVSMNEDYELSLLSNTEKEWHRHNVEFLQLSTTDIFQAPSQEKLQNGVNFINKFRTVSTRKLGNPPGIINGRTQPGTVYVHCKAGRTRSATLVACYLIIKNNWTPEEAVNYMRTKRPHILLHTAQWSALKQFYVEHIQPKS; via the exons ATGACAAACACGGGAG CAAAGATGTTTGCGAGAGTAACGTTTTATCCGACCTTGTTTTACAACGTCATTATGGAAAAGATCACGACTCGGAACTGGTATGATAAAATAGACGAAACTGTCATATTGGGCGCTTTACCATTCCGGCGAACGACGAAGCAG TTAATCgacaatgaaaatattaaggcTGTTGTATCTATGAATGAAGATTATGAATTGTCTCTATTATCTAATACAGAGAAG GAATGGCACAGACACAATGTAGAATTTCTACAATTATCTACAACAGATATTTTTCAAGCACCCTCTCAAGAAAAACTGCAGAACGGtgtaaactttattaataaattccgCACAGTATCTACTAGAAAACTAGGTAATCCACCAGGTATTATTAATGGACGCACTCAACCTGGCACGGTTTATGTTCATTGTAAAGCAGGAAGAACAAGAAGCGCAACATTGGTTgcatgttatttaataata aaaaataattggacGCCTGAAGAAGCAGTAAATTATATGCGAACCAAAAGACCACATATATTGCTTCATACAGCACAATGGTCTGcgttaaaacaattttatgtgGAACATATACAACCTaagtcataa